In Desulfonatronospira thiodismutans ASO3-1, the sequence GGACCACCTTCTATAACGTCAGCATCCCTGTCGCTATCCCTGACTTCATCAACTTCTCGAACTCCGCTTCTATCCGAGTCCGCACCGTCTGCATCCTTAAGGCCCAGACCTCGCTCCACCACCATACCTTCACGAAGATCAAGGGCTCCCTCCCGGGCCGCAATGGTCCCTGTACCTGAAAGCGACCGAACTCCGCCCAGACTGGATATGGATGCACTCACACCCTCTGCTACATGCAGGCGGGAAACCCCAGAAAATTCACTGAGATCAATTTCAACTGCTTCACCGGAAACCACGCGCAAAGTACTGCCACCGTCACCTTTTATGAAATCCATGCCCTCTATATCTGAGGCATCCGCAGTAACATCGGAGTTAATCTCAAGAAAATTGACATTTTCCAGCTCAAAGTTGCTGATATCAGCCACACCATAAACATGCAGGGTATTGGTGCCGCCTGCTCCGTTTATGACCTGAGCGGAACCACCTGCGTCTTCATCAAAATTATAACCAACCAGGTCAGTCAACTGTGTCCCTAAAAGAGCAGTATGCTCAGGCTCGTTGGTTTTGCTGGCGCCTCGAAGGTCTCCCACAACCACAAAATGATCATCCCCGTCTGTACCCATGAAGGTATTTACTTCATCGTTGCCGCGCACGGCAATATTGCCTGTGTTGTCCACAAAAACAGATTCCTCCACATCCAGACTCGAGACATGAGCCCATATAGCGCCGCCGGGTAACCCGTCCTCATGGTTGCCCCCGGACAGGGTCAAGTCATCAATGGTTATATTGTGATCAGGGGCATCCAGTTCGAATATGCGGGAGTGATCCTCCGCATCCAGGGTAACATCCCCGGTAATGGTCAAATCATGGTCCAGATCATAGCTCAGGGGACCATGCGACTCAAAACCCTCTCCTCCAATATCTGCCTGAACATGAATGATCAGCTCTCCTTCCGGTCCCAATAAATCATCGCTGTCTTCCAAGGCTTTTTGCAATTCCTCATAAGTACTTACTTCGTATCCATCCGGGCTCACCTCAAAATCCAGTTCATATTCGGCGTCTGCTTGCCACCACCATTCACCGGTTTCATTGTTCACCCGTACATAATATTCCCCGGGGGCCAGTTCTGTCTGGATTAAGTTTTTATCTGCCTTCACGGTTTGCAGAGAGTCCCCTTCATCACCCTCGCGCAAAAGATCCAGGGAAACATTTCCCGTGGCTTTGAGTCCTACTTCGGCATCTACGTCCAGCTCAAATTTATAGAAATGGTCTTCACCTGCAGGGACTTCTTCCTGGAAAGTTTTGCCTTCTTCACTGACAGCCTCCCAGATATCTATAACCCTGGCTGCATCAGGGTCTTGGCCCGGCTCATCCGGGCGTCCCGCTTCAGCAGTGTTCAGGCCCAGGCTGTATTCGGTCTTATCCTGCCACCACCACCTGCTATCCTGGTGCTCCACTACTACCTTGTACTCGCCGGCATCAAGTGAATCTTTTTGAAGAAAATCTTCACCTTCCTGCAACTTTTCGCCCTGGCTATCTTTGAGCGTTAAAGAGACACTGCCGGTTGCTTCAATATCAATTGCCCGGGCTTCATCCAGTTCAAACTGGTAATAATGACTGCCATCCCCGGGTTGAAGGGTAGCCTCCCTGTCTTCTTCAAGGACAAGCTCAACTGCTTCATCAGGATCATCGGCAGGCAAGAAATCCAAAGGGGTAATATCCAGGTGGTATTCGGTCTTATCCTGCCACCACCAACTGCCGGCTTCATTTTCCACCTGGATGTAGTAACTCCTGCCTTCTTCAAGACCCCCGTAACGTATCCCCTGATCTCCACTTGCCAGAGTATTACCATCTTCATCCTGAAGCTCTACAGAGACATCGCCCTTGGTTACATGGATCTCCATAGCGGATTGATCGGCATCAAACTGGTAGTAATGGTACTCTTGAGGCGAGAGATGAAAAGCAAAGGACTTTTCCTGGGTTAATTCAATCAATCTGGCCTCATCTCGAGTGCCACCAGGATAATTCGTACCATCAGAACTCATGCTTACCTCCTTTAAGTTAGTGAATAGAATTGTGGCTTCAAAAATAAAAAAAGCCCGTCTCCGCCATCAAAGGCAGAAACGGGCTTACAAGTCTGTGTATGTCACAGGCTGATTGACAGATCCAGGGCCTGGTGCAGGGACCAGCTCTGCTCTATATGGCGGATTAGAAACATGAAAATCATATAGTTCCCCTTTTGCTTAAAGCCTCCCGTACTTTAACTGCACGTAAAGTGCAATATTTTTTTACGATAAATCGGCTGACTGGAAATTCCCAGTTGTCTGGCTGCCTCTGCAAGGAAGGGATCTCATATAACCACCCCCGGGCCTTAAGAAGTATGGGAGTATGGGCGTCAAGATATCTTCACGCCCACGCAAAATGACCGCAGGAGCGGTCGAAAAAAGTTCCCACGCAGAGCGTGGGAACGTAACCATTCAGGGGAAGCCTCAATCGGCCTGGGGACAGTCCCCGCGACACTTTTCTGCACCAAATTCAAAAATTGCAAACGCAAAGTTTTGTGAACCTGCACATTTAGTACTTAGCGAGGGACAGTCCCCAGGCTTAGTGCCAGTAATCGACACCGAGGACCCCCTGAATGGTTACGTGGGAACGATAATATACCCCCATACACCCAAACTTTCTTCCTGAAGGAAGGGATTTCATACAACCTCCCCCGGCCCCTCCTTGGCTAAGGAGGGGAGTTTACCGCGGAAAAAGAGGCCCCTACGGGACAACATCAGAAAGTGGTGTATTGGAGTATTGTGTCAGCTTAGACAAACTCACTCACTCCAAAGGTGTCATCTTCCTTTTCTACTCCCATAAACTGTATTTCCTGGATGGAGGGTTCAGAAGATTCAGTCCGGTTTTGTAAATCATCAGGCTCCAGTACCAGATCCACCAGGACATTTTCATCGGGCATGGTAAAATCCATTTCCACTTTTTCTTCAAATTTATCATGGTTAAAGGTAAGCAGATAATCTCCAGGTTCAAGCTGCATGGCATAACCACCGGAATCCCAGGTAGTAGTACCCTGTCCTCCAACCTGAATCTGGACATCTCCCAGACCTTCTCCCGGCTTGTATGCCCCTGAATCATCAAGATCCTGAAACACAGTACCGGTTAGAAAAGGCGTATCACTGGTATGAGCAAATTTGACAGTTGACATGTATACAGTATTGTTAGCATAGTCTCCAAGCAGAGAGCCCACGCCGACTTCCATAAATGACTCGCTCATGGTGTTTTCACGATGACCAGATGAAAGAAACAGGTTTTCATGCTTTTGAGCGATGAGTTCATCCATACCCTCTGTGTAGCCCGTTAAAGCCAGATTTTCACCCCAGCCCCAGGGCGGATCGGTATTGTAGTCCGTATCCTTTATGCGATCCTCCACGGAGCTGCCTCCTTCACCGGTGTGATCAAAAGTATCGTTATCCAGCATCCACTGTGAATGTTCTCTGGCTGCCTGCGTCAAATCCGGGTTGAAGGCCAGGGGCTGCTTCATGTCTGGAGATATTTCATCTTCAGGAGAAATGTCCTGATTGAGATCTATACCAAACAGATCGGCCTCGGCTTCCGGATCCAGTCTGGCCCGGTTTATAAGAGTTATCATGTACTGTTCGTAGTCTGTCGGAAAATGACTTTCGACTTCTTGCGTTGAAACCGACAGGGGTTGCGTTTCTGCAGTCTTCTCTGTCGGAGTATGTTCCACTTTTATGGTCTGATCGTCATTACCAAGAGTAAGCTCTGTTCCCTGCGCCAAATCAACCACCAGGCCGTAGTCTGCAAAATCTGAGAAGGAAACTACCTGATCCTCTGCCACCTGGTAGCTCTTGGTTACCTCCAGATCACTCAGATCCAGTTCCTGGCCTTCTATGTACTCCAGGTCCGGCTGGGTGGTTATTTCTATTCCAACGACAAAGTCCTCAATGGAAACATTTAGCGTGCTCTGCGATGAAACAATATCCGCATTGTCCGCATCAGCTGTCACGTCTATGGTGTATTCTCCGGCATCCTCTATCACCAGGTCTTCAAATGTAACCGTGGTCTCTGTTCCTTGGAGAGAGTCTACATCTATGGTCTCTTCTATCTCAGTACCAGCTATCGTCAGGTCCACAGTCAGGTTTTCAGTCTCAACATCTGCCAGTTCCTCTATATTCACATCTACTGAGAATTCCTGGCCTGGCTCCGGCTCTTCCGGGGTAATGTTCATAAAATTAATCTTTAACTCGGCAGCAGACTCACCTTGCACTGTCCACTCCTGGCTGAGACCTTCCTGCAATGCACCATCAAAAAAAGGAGTAACCCCCAACTCTTTACCGCCACGTTCCGCCGTAAAATACTCATCCCCCAGCCTGTCTCCACGGACCCAGCCGTTGCCCACAGCGGTGTCAACGGGCTCTTCGTCCACCTTGACCTGGAACCAGATAGTATCCGCAGTGACTCCGGTTGGAAGGTTGTAGCTGAACATTTCGCTCAAAGGGGTATCTTCTTCCACGTAAGCTTTGTCTATGCTTAATTCATAATGCTCGGCCCTATCCACCATTTGAGTCTGAGCTTTATCTGTATGCAGCTCGCCTGCGTAGAACGGAGTAACCTCCAATTCTTTACCGGCATGTTTTGCTGGAAAATACTCACCCCCCAGCCTGTCTCCACGGACCCAGCCATTGCCCACAGTGGTGTCAATGGGCTCTCCCTCAACCTTGACCTGAAACCAGACCTCACTGCTGCTGACAGGGGTATCGAAGCTGAACATATCACTGAGCAAAGTGTCTTCAGAAACCACATCCTTTTCAATTGCCAGCTCAAAAGTAATTTCCTCGGGAAAACTCATTTCCGTTGAGTGCTCCCAGGAGTTCAGCTCATCAGTATAGGTCTGCACATACAAGGTGTTATGCCCTGCCTGGTCTACTCCAACGGTAAGATCATCAAGACCGTCTTTTGATACCCAGCCGTCGCCTACCATAGCTCCCCGGACTACCTCACCTTCATTATCCAGTTTACCGGTCCACAATCTGTACCAGGAAGTCTGTTCCTCATCCGTGTTGGCGAATAGATCTGTAAATGGTGTACCAAGGGTTATTTCTAAGTCTTGGTTAAACTGAATAGACATAAGTCACTCCTTCAAAAATTTGTTGAAGCGGAAACCGGTAATTCCAAGCCAAGCGCTTCTCCCCTTTAAAAGGGGCAACCGTCAACTCTTCATAACCTTTAGGAAGCAAGTAATAACAACCTAATGCGGGCTTTGCCCGCAACCCAAGAAACAAAGAAACCTTAACCGCCCGTTCGAAGACTCACTAAAGACGCAAAGGTCGCAAAGGAAGGCAGGAAGATTTTTTTCATTTGCCGGGTGTACCCCGGTTAAACAGGCTTCGCTTTTAACGGGGCAGGCGGCAAATGAAAAGGCAGCCTTGTCCAAAACCGTGTCCCGGTTTTGGACAATACACCTGCTTCGCGTCTTTAACTTTGCGTACTTAGCGTCTTTGCGGTTCAAAGGCCTGCCACGCTTCTTAGCGTGGTTCTTGTTTTTTATGACAGGGTTTCAGGAGTAAGCCACTATACGTTGTCTTTCCCACGCTCTGCCTGGAAAAAATCTTCGGACGCTCCGTGTCCAAAAGAAGAATTGAAAAAAATAGCAAACGGGGCTCTATCAATTACTTAGTCTGCTGCTCCCGGGCATCTTTCAACCTGCTATAGTCCTTGAGGGTGTGAGAGTAAAAAGCCAGCAGAGTCATCCCCCACTGGCCTACATAGATCAACTAAGCTCTTCGATCTCTTCTGGCTCTTCCTCTCTGGCGGCCTTGAGCTTTTCATCCAGCTCCCTGAGACTGCTTGCCAGACCGTTCAGGAAGTTACTGGCTTGAGAAGCTGGAATAATCATGGTTCCGGCTTCCACCTGGGAATCATCTGCACCACGCTGGGTCAACATAATTCTCAGATTTCCATTGGACAGCGTCACTTTACTGATTCCGTCTGCAAATACGTGCATTGCAAATCCTTTTATTTTGAGGGTTACTGCTGAGTCTGCTGCTCCCTGGCCTCTTTCAGCTTGCTATCCAATTCCTTGAGACTGTTCGCCAGACCGTTTACAAAGTTGTTGGCCTGACTCGCCGGAATAATCAGGGTTCCGGCCTCTACTGTTGACTCGTCTGCTCCACGCTGGGTCAGCTGAATACGCAGGTTGTTATTTGACAAAGTCACTTTACTGATTCCATCTGCAAATACGTGCATCTTGACTCTCCTTTGTTTTTTGTTGACTGTTGACGGTTGATGGCTTGAAAAGTGTTGGGGGAAAGCCGCTTCCGGGGCTTAAGTTGTTCAACTCATTTCCATTTCATTCCGGGCATTATCATCAGAGACACCCAGGGTATGAATGTGGTCATCAGAGGCAGCCTCGGGGGCTTTGACATCGAAGGTCCTGAAATTGTCAACAGTATCGACATTGTCCGCATCTGCAACTATCTTCAGTGTATAATACGGATGTTGTCCGGGATCATAGTCGTATTCAGAGGTCCAGCTGAGTTCGAACTCATGGGAATCGCCCGGCTTCATATCTCCAACAGTATACCCTTCAACAGACACGTCGCTTCTAGCGCCTCCTGTAATTACCAGGTTCAGTTCAACGTCCTCAGCATTTTCTCTATAGCCCTCAAGGGCAGCAAGTTTGCCGGACACTGTCAATTCTTCGCCCACTTCCAGGCCATGATTGGTATTAAATTTTTTACCGTTACTTGTCCATTCCAGCTCCTGGAACCGGAGCCCGGGCTCTTGGTGTTCCACCGTAAAATGCTCACTGATCTGAACTGATCGTGCATTGTCTGCGCTGGATGTTACTTCAGCAGTGTAGTCTCCTGGCTCTTCAATATACCAGGCATAATTAAAGTCTACAGACCTGCCCGCAGGAATGAAATCATCATCTTCACTTATGGTAAACTCATGCTCCACCTCACCATCGGCATCAAGGATTACCAGGCTGAAATCAACATCCTCAGCATCAGCCAAACCATCGTTTAAAGCCGCCAGCGTCCCGGTTACATTCAGCTTCTCCCCGGCTGCCACCTCCACCGGCACCGTACAAAAATCTATACCCTGGCATTTCCAGCGCAAGCCCTGCAGCTCAAGCTCAGCATTAAGCAGATCTATTGTAAAAGGTTTGTCGGGATCATTAAATTGCATGTCTCTAATTCCATGTTCTTCACTCCAGGCTTTAACGCCCAGTGAGTTATGATCGACATGAGCAGCGGTAACCTTCAGGGTCTCCAGGTCCGATGCCTCGATCCAGCCTCTTCCTGCCGGGGTGTCAACAAAAGAACCCTTAATAAATTCTCCTTCTGCATCAATCTTGCCTGTCCACAATTGATACCATACTACGCTTTCATCCGGATCAGTGAACAACTCATCAAAAGTGGTGACACCAGCGGTAACATTCAAGTCTGTGTTGAATTCTATGTCAGGATTGGCTTGCATGACTTGAGACGGAAAACTATGCAGAACTGCTTCTGGAAATTCTGGGGAATCAAAATACCGGCTCTCTTGCCAGTCATTGTGCTGCCAGTCACCTTTCCCCTGTTCAGGGCTGTAAGACTGGACGTAAACAGTGTTGTGCCCGTCTTGATCCGCAGTGAACAGGAGATTGTTCAGGTCTTCAGCCCGGACCCAGCCGCCGCCTTCTTCAGTATCCACCAGAGAACCCTGGACCACACCCTCCTCGTCCATCTCACCGGTCCATATCTGGTACCAGGTTGAAGTGTCGTCTTCATCGGTGAAGAGATCGGCAAAAGAGGTTTCCAGGGATATATCTACGTCAGTATGAAATTCGATTTCCGGGGGACCAGGAAAATCAAAATAATCGCCATCCTTCCAGTCATTGTGATGCCAGTCCCCTGTACCGGTTTCATCTTCCCAGCCCCGGACATACATGGCGTTATGGTTGATCTGATCATAACCGACCCGTACATCGGCAAGATCCTCAATGGACAGCCTGCCAAGAAAATTACCATCAACAACTTCGCCATCTTCCTGGATATGACCGGTCCACACCTCATAATGGGTATAGAGTTCTTCAGTGTCCGTAAACAATTCGTTGTACCGGGTGTCTACGGAGATATCAAGATGGGTATGAAATTCGAATGACATACCATCCCTCCTTATAGTTTTCTGCCAGCAGTATCTCCTTTACAAGCTGGGTGTCAACAGGAAAAAGTCTGTTTTTTCACACAGGTTTTCTCCCGGGCCTGTTCAAGCCCCAGGCTGTCGGTAGAGCCAAGCCTTGCCCTGCCTGATCCGGCTGGATTTATCCCGGCAACGCAGGTAATACGTGGCCCTGCCGGATAAGGTGAGGCCAAGGTTGCTGGAAGCTCTGTGTGAAGCTGTGAAGGCCATTCTTGAGGGTGTGAGGGTAAAAAGCCAGCAGGGGATATCCCCTGCTGGCTTATAAAAATCATCGTAGGGTTTGTCATAAAATAAGTGTTACATAATGCTTGCATAATCTGGGGGTTTATCGCTCCCACGCTCTGTCCCGCCAGGGCGGGAGAGCGTAGCCCGACCGCTCCTGCGGTCATTGTGGACGCTGAGCGTCCAGGGAATGTTCCCACGCAGAGCGTGGGAACAATAAGACAAATATAACACTTATATCGTGACAGATCCTTAGCTCTCTATTGCTGCTGCTCCCTGGCCTCTTTCAGCTTACTATCCAGCTCCTTCAGACTGTTCGCCAGACCATTCATAAAGTTATTAGCCTGACTCGCCGGAATAATCAGGGTTCCGGCTTCAACTGTGGAATCATCTGCTCCACGCTGGGTCAGCATAATCCTCAGGTTGCCATTGGACAAAGTCACTTTACTGATTCCGTCTGCAAATACGTGCATCTTAACTCTCCTTATTGTTTAATTGGGTACTTATAAAATCCGCCTGCTCCGAAAGCTCTATTGAGACAGGAGCATGCATATTATCCAGGCATACCTGCACCCCTTCTTGCCGAACCATCTCCATTGCCGGAACCAGGTCTGTTCTGTCAGTGATCAGAACAAACATATCCCCGGCTTTTCTGGCTGCAAGGGTGATCATATCCAGGGCCATCTTTACGCTTATCTGGGTAGTCTCGCTTCCCGGTCGGATATCGCTGTCTGACAGGTCATCCACAGTTATCTCCTTCTTCAAAAGCGGAGACACCTTGGAGCCGACAACATTCCAGTCCCTGCCGTTCCACTCCATGCTTCCAAGCCTCAAACAGAAATTTGGTGCATGGCGCAGGCCCTCGAACAGCTGGTGTCTTAGCCTTGCACTCTCCAGCCTGGAAAAGTCTATCTCCTTACCATTCAAGGGAGATGTTCCCCTGGCCTGCAAGGGCTTACAGTCATAATAATAAATACGCACCAGGTAGTCGTTTGGTCTCAGGTGCTTCTGGCAGTATTCCCGGATCTCTCTTGGCTTGTACAGAAAGTGGTTTCTCTCCAGCACCCGGCGGCGCATGAACATGCCGTCTGTGAAAATGATTACTTTGCGTGTCATATTTTTATCTTCTCAAAATCCAGTTCTTCCATACTCTCCCAATCCGGCTCCTTATCCTGTTCAGCCAGTTTCTTAAGCCTTGCCATCTGAGTCAAGGAATAAAGCTGCCCGTACATAACCTTCAATCCGCCGGTATCCCTGAGCTTCACAAAGGCTTCTCCACTCAGGTCTTTCAACTTGGCTTCGCTCACTTTATACAGGCCACCGTACCCTTCCCAGGGCTCGATCACACCAAACTCAGCAAGCGCAGCACAGGCCCTGTCAGTTATAGCCCTCTCCCTGGCAATCTTTTCCAGAAAGTCTATTATCTGCTGCATCTTCTGGGTGGGCTTACCCTCTTCTCCGAACATTTGCTCACCATCTGGGCCATCCGTAATCAGATCAGAATTCTCGTCTACGCAGACTACTTGTTTTCCTTCCTGAGATTCCGCTAGGTAAAAGGGATGGCCTCTCAGATATGCCGGGATATAGCTGGTCTGCCACTTGCCTTCCTGGGTGACAAACAGGTTCTGTTCTGGTTTTAAGCCCATCACAGCACTCAGTACGTACTTGTTCCTGGAATAGGTAAAGGCTATTGGAAATGCCGGTACTGCTCTGGGTAATTCAGAGATAACCATGGGAACAGTGGTGCGGGTTTTGGCGTGTTGGTAGTTCTTTGCCGGATGGAAACTTTTGCCAGCGTGTGTTGTTTTGGATAAGGGTTGCATTTGGGTTTTGTAAATGAAAAACCCCGCCCTGGCAAGTTGCCGGAGGGCGGGGTATTAATCTTAAATGACGTAACCTGCCTACTTAAAAACCCACTCAGGTTCAGGGACTTCCACTTTTTCCATCTCAAAACCTGGCTCGAAAGGGACCTCTGTTTCCAGCATGTCCCTTGCCCCTTCTCTCAAGGACTCAAGCAATTCTTCCCTGGTTCTCTCTTGAGCGTTTACGCCAGGCAGATCAACCAGCCAACCTATCCACCAGTCATCGGTCCTCTTTATTACTGCTCTGTAATGCATTATCTACCTCACAAAAGGAATATTCAGATCTTTACAAATTTTTCGGGCCAAATCATCTACTATCTCGTTATGCCTTGGGACCTGAGTCTTCTTTCGATCCAGCTGATATATACTGTGTTTGCTTCCCTCTCGCAAAAGATAAGCGCCATGTACCTGCAAATGTTTGATCAACTGATGTCTTTTCATTAACTTACATTTTATGCATTCTTCCGGCAATTGGCAAGGAGCCGCTTACTCCCTCCTTATTTCATAGTCAGGATCAGCCCAGGGAGTTTTGCCGGTAATCGCATTCCAGAGCATACGCAAGGCTCCGGTGTTCTCATGGTAATGCTCATAGCAGGCCTGCAGCTCATGGATAAGACCTGTCAGGCCATCCATTGGCGCAAAGGTCCGGCCAACAATAATGAGGATCGCTCCGCCAAAATCAGATCAGGGCATACCCTGTCAGTGAACATGCTTGGAGCAGTAAACTCAAGTCTGCCCCAGGCGCTTCATAGAGTACAAACCCTCGACACCGCCAACCGGAGTAAATTTCCTTGTATCCTTGGACCCCAGTAAATGCTTGACCTGGTCAAAGACTTCCTGAACAAAATCCTTTCCGCCGATAACCCCGGAATCAGTAAAATACCGGCATCTGTATCTGAAGCGCTCTACCCTGGATATTTTGTAGCCTTTTTTCCTGGCTTTTTCCACAACCTTTTGATCAATGGTCTTGCCTTTGCCGGCGTCTACTGCTCCGGTCTCGTAAACAAACTGCCTGTACTTGCGGACAATCTCTTTGGGGTCCAGCTCGTTCCATTCCTTGAGGCCAAAATCAATGTCCAGCAGGCCGTCTTTATTGCCGGTCTGGGTATGGTAGCCAAGTGAGCTCCAGCGGTAATTCTCCGGTTTCTTCACAATACCTGCACGGATAGGGTTTAAATCCACATAGGCCAGCAAATTAACAAGAGTACTGCCTTCCTGGACAATCATACTCTTAAACCGGCCACCCCAGAAAAAACCCTGCCGCCTGTGCTTCTTATTATAATACCGGGTAAAATTCTGCTTGATGTCCTTCACATAGGCCCCAAGGCTGCAAAGCCTCTTCTTGACCTCAGCCATCCGGTCAGTAGGCATCTCGACCTTGTCACCATAATAGTCCTGCCATCTCTTGATGATATCTGAATTGGAAATCTCATCCTCAGGGTGCATCCGGGCTACCAGGTGGAAATGATTCCCCATAACTGCGAAACCCAGCACGTCAACAAAGTAAAGCCTGCTCAGTCTTTTGATAAGCCCCAACAGATAATCCTTGTCAGTGTCTTTAATGGGCAGACCTGACAGAGCAGTACGGGATATGACGTGGTAGACGGTGGCTTGGTCACTACGGATAAAACGGGCTATGCGGGGCATGAATTACCTCCTTTAAGGCTGGTGGTTGAGCTGTTGGAAGAATGGATAGCATAAGCTGAAATAAAACGCAAGAAGAGACTGTCCCCTTCTTCCTTTGGCCCCGGCAGAACCAGATGCAAGCATGGCCATATTCCGGAAAATCGAACCCGAATGGCTCTTGCTGTTCCATCTGGCCATAATGCCGTTGGTGAACCGGCTGAATCTGGATGTTTCTGGGGTTGTTGGCTGCATGATTTTATTTTCTGCACGTTTCGCGTCAAGCGCGTTTCGTGCAATTAAATCCCACTTTTTGCACGTTTCGCGTCAAACGCAAATCGTGCAATTTCATCCAATATTTTCCTTCCCCGCAATCCACCGCTAAAAACTGTCCCCGGCGCCACCACAGCCACATTCCGCACAAACCTGCTCTTCCAGGTGCGGTTTATGAATCCCTGCATCCCGTTCAAGGACCAGGGCTTTTCAGTAGTCACCGGCTCCGCCATCCCATCATCCTAATTTTATAAAACCGACTTGCTGCACGTTTCGCGTCAAACGCGTTTCGTGCAATTAAATCCCACCTTTTGCACGTTTCGGGCCTGCCCAGTGAACAAAGAGAACTTTGGAACTTTGGGGGTCGGACCTAACCATCATACTTAAATATCAGGATAAATGTCCCAAAACAGCCTATTTTCAGACCTTAGAAGCCCCATTTCACCCCCAAAAACATCATTGTAAGCCGATACAGGTTCTTTCAGTGCATATGATCCGGTCTTGTCTACTTCATGAACCCTGCGGCCGCAAGCTTTTCCGCCGAGCAATTCCTTGATCTTTTCTACAAAAACCTTACAGCCCACGGCAACACTTTCAGTCCAGCCTGGTTGCCTGGGAGTACGCTCATCTACTGCTGCCTGGACCCATCCAGAGTATACCTTGGATAAATCATCGTCTATATCCAGCAGTCTTTTCAAAAGATCCCTGCTGATAATTCGGTATCTTTGCTGCGGCTTGACTATTTCAGGGTATCCCCCATGGCTCCACTCTTTGGGATGCTTAACCACTCTGGCCCTGACCATGTTCATGTCTATGTAGACCAGGCACTTTACCAGGTGCTCATCAACATCCACTGCTGTAGCGTGATACCTGTCTTCCCAGAAAGCACCTTTCCGCTTTTTTCTTTGATTGTATTCCTGGCCGGTTCTGCCAGCCACCAATTGTAAGGACCTGGGTATAACATCTTTGTCTTCATGGCCGTGTACCAGCAAGTGAATATGATTCGAGGTAACCGTATAGTTCAATACCTGTAGCCCGTATCTCTTTTTCGCTTCAAATAACCATTTAATCCAAGTTGATCGGTCCTTGGCAAATTTCAGCAGGAATTCCTTTTTATGGCATCTATGGGTTATATGCCACAAATGATCAGGCAAAAAATATCTGTTGGCTCTGGGCATATTTGCTTACAACTGGTTTTTGATTATTAAAAAGGGCATTCTAAGGCCAATTTTGGGCTCTGTAAAGGCCATTTATTCAATCAATTTAGAACTTTAATTAGGTCCGACCCCAAACCTAGTAGATCTACTTTAGGCATGGTACTGCTCCTTTTTTGTAGGTTATAAATTGGTTTCCCCAATTCTTATAACGTAAAGGAGGACAGTTTTTTGAATTGACAGGGCAGTACAGTGAAAAGCTAAGCCGTATAAGGCCTATTTTGGGCTTTCAGGGGTGCTTTTTGATGTCAGGCATGCGAAGATGAATAAAAGCCAGCAGGATGGGCGTGAGGGGCCTTAAATTGGAAATGGGTGTTTGGGCATAAAAAAAAGCCTACCAGCATAAGCCAGTAGGCAATAAATAAAAAAAGCCAGCGTACTTCACCCCGCCAAGCCGTTTAATCTGCGGCACTGA encodes:
- a CDS encoding CAP domain-containing protein, which gives rise to MSIQFNQDLEITLGTPFTDLFANTDEEQTSWYRLWTGKLDNEGEVVRGAMVGDGWVSKDGLDDLTVGVDQAGHNTLYVQTYTDELNSWEHSTEMSFPEEITFELAIEKDVVSEDTLLSDMFSFDTPVSSSEVWFQVKVEGEPIDTTVGNGWVRGDRLGGEYFPAKHAGKELEVTPFYAGELHTDKAQTQMVDRAEHYELSIDKAYVEEDTPLSEMFSYNLPTGVTADTIWFQVKVDEEPVDTAVGNGWVRGDRLGDEYFTAERGGKELGVTPFFDGALQEGLSQEWTVQGESAAELKINFMNITPEEPEPGQEFSVDVNIEELADVETENLTVDLTIAGTEIEETIDVDSLQGTETTVTFEDLVIEDAGEYTIDVTADADNADIVSSQSTLNVSIEDFVVGIEITTQPDLEYIEGQELDLSDLEVTKSYQVAEDQVVSFSDFADYGLVVDLAQGTELTLGNDDQTIKVEHTPTEKTAETQPLSVSTQEVESHFPTDYEQYMITLINRARLDPEAEADLFGIDLNQDISPEDEISPDMKQPLAFNPDLTQAAREHSQWMLDNDTFDHTGEGGSSVEDRIKDTDYNTDPPWGWGENLALTGYTEGMDELIAQKHENLFLSSGHRENTMSESFMEVGVGSLLGDYANNTVYMSTVKFAHTSDTPFLTGTVFQDLDDSGAYKPGEGLGDVQIQVGGQGTTTWDSGGYAMQLEPGDYLLTFNHDKFEEKVEMDFTMPDENVLVDLVLEPDDLQNRTESSEPSIQEIQFMGVEKEDDTFGVSEFV
- a CDS encoding NYN domain-containing protein, yielding MTRKVIIFTDGMFMRRRVLERNHFLYKPREIREYCQKHLRPNDYLVRIYYYDCKPLQARGTSPLNGKEIDFSRLESARLRHQLFEGLRHAPNFCLRLGSMEWNGRDWNVVGSKVSPLLKKEITVDDLSDSDIRPGSETTQISVKMALDMITLAARKAGDMFVLITDRTDLVPAMEMVRQEGVQVCLDNMHAPVSIELSEQADFISTQLNNKES
- a CDS encoding SapC family protein; amino-acid sequence: MQPLSKTTHAGKSFHPAKNYQHAKTRTTVPMVISELPRAVPAFPIAFTYSRNKYVLSAVMGLKPEQNLFVTQEGKWQTSYIPAYLRGHPFYLAESQEGKQVVCVDENSDLITDGPDGEQMFGEEGKPTQKMQQIIDFLEKIARERAITDRACAALAEFGVIEPWEGYGGLYKVSEAKLKDLSGEAFVKLRDTGGLKVMYGQLYSLTQMARLKKLAEQDKEPDWESMEELDFEKIKI
- a CDS encoding type II toxin-antitoxin system HicB family antitoxin: MHYRAVIKRTDDWWIGWLVDLPGVNAQERTREELLESLREGARDMLETEVPFEPGFEMEKVEVPEPEWVFK
- a CDS encoding type II toxin-antitoxin system HicA family toxin codes for the protein MKRHQLIKHLQVHGAYLLREGSKHSIYQLDRKKTQVPRHNEIVDDLARKICKDLNIPFVR
- a CDS encoding transposase: MPRIARFIRSDQATVYHVISRTALSGLPIKDTDKDYLLGLIKRLSRLYFVDVLGFAVMGNHFHLVARMHPEDEISNSDIIKRWQDYYGDKVEMPTDRMAEVKKRLCSLGAYVKDIKQNFTRYYNKKHRRQGFFWGGRFKSMIVQEGSTLVNLLAYVDLNPIRAGIVKKPENYRWSSLGYHTQTGNKDGLLDIDFGLKEWNELDPKEIVRKYRQFVYETGAVDAGKGKTIDQKVVEKARKKGYKISRVERFRYRCRYFTDSGVIGGKDFVQEVFDQVKHLLGSKDTRKFTPVGGVEGLYSMKRLGQT
- a CDS encoding transposase, producing the protein MPRANRYFLPDHLWHITHRCHKKEFLLKFAKDRSTWIKWLFEAKKRYGLQVLNYTVTSNHIHLLVHGHEDKDVIPRSLQLVAGRTGQEYNQRKKRKGAFWEDRYHATAVDVDEHLVKCLVYIDMNMVRARVVKHPKEWSHGGYPEIVKPQQRYRIISRDLLKRLLDIDDDLSKVYSGWVQAAVDERTPRQPGWTESVAVGCKVFVEKIKELLGGKACGRRVHEVDKTGSYALKEPVSAYNDVFGGEMGLLRSENRLFWDIYPDI